From the genome of Saccharicrinis carchari, one region includes:
- a CDS encoding multiheme c-type cytochrome gives MENRNKIERITLIALIIALVSVPVYTVVRTYSGNDNMEQEKAHFVGKETCIECHLNEYNQWVGSDHDLAMQYANDSTVLGNFNDQTIEYNGMTHRFYTRDGLFFVETDGESGKLEEFQIKYTFGYYPLQQYLVEFDRGRLQTLPLTWNSKDSVWYHMAEAIYTDQMIESDNWLHWTNQAQNWNGMCADCHSTNLVKGYDAENDSYRTTWSEINVSCEACHGPASKHLEWAAKADYARDEHNNYGLTVKTSGIDNKEYVDLCVRCHARRGSVSDFNHSSDIYNHTIPNLPIGESYHIDGQILDEDYVYGSFTQSKMYMRDVACNDCHNVHSTKRLFEDNRLCTQCHRADDYDTYNHHFHKSAGEAGEAVIADDGVRFEVGEGTRCINCHMPAQFYMGVDYRNDHSLRVPRPDLTQTLGTPNACNQCHADKSTQWAIDYVNKWHGIGRPAQYGTTFKEAQTGSAEGFEQLVHIYNDEVYPEIIRATAIHLLGQHYQARGKDILLEALHNFNGHIRYNALQNLMVDDQKSLDAVLSMLSDQTAAIRIESASKLNAVPAGQIPAQYKEPLEKAKKEYLETLKYNADFPTGKFNLANFYYNQKQLDKAEEFYKKALEQDKELHAIKINLALLYNSKGEYQKTELLLKDYLKYMPEDGNTLFTYALFLSERQRYDESMEYLLKAARYAPGNARVMYNIAMMYDFQNNRKDAETYLKKALDIHPNELSYYMALLNLYVKYQQVHKSRKIAKEILNKFPNVPDRDQIERVLGE, from the coding sequence ATGGAGAATCGTAACAAAATAGAACGCATCACCCTCATAGCCCTAATCATTGCCTTAGTTTCGGTTCCGGTTTATACGGTGGTTCGTACGTACAGCGGTAACGATAACATGGAGCAGGAGAAAGCCCACTTCGTAGGTAAAGAGACCTGTATAGAATGTCACCTGAATGAGTACAATCAATGGGTGGGTTCCGACCACGACCTGGCCATGCAATATGCCAATGACTCCACCGTGTTGGGTAATTTTAATGATCAGACCATAGAATACAACGGCATGACCCATCGTTTTTATACACGTGACGGACTCTTTTTTGTGGAGACGGATGGCGAATCCGGAAAGCTGGAAGAGTTTCAAATAAAATACACCTTTGGCTATTACCCGCTTCAACAATATTTGGTAGAATTTGATAGGGGTAGGTTGCAGACCCTTCCGCTAACCTGGAATTCGAAGGATAGTGTTTGGTACCATATGGCCGAGGCCATTTATACCGATCAGATGATCGAGAGCGACAACTGGCTGCACTGGACTAACCAGGCACAGAACTGGAACGGCATGTGCGCCGATTGCCACTCCACCAACCTGGTGAAAGGCTACGATGCCGAAAACGATTCGTATCGTACCACCTGGAGCGAAATCAACGTGAGCTGCGAGGCTTGTCATGGCCCGGCATCCAAGCATTTAGAGTGGGCGGCCAAAGCCGATTATGCCCGCGACGAGCATAACAACTATGGGCTAACGGTGAAAACCAGCGGAATCGATAACAAAGAATATGTGGATCTTTGTGTGCGGTGCCATGCCCGCCGTGGTTCAGTTTCCGATTTTAACCACAGCTCCGATATTTACAATCATACCATCCCCAACTTGCCCATAGGCGAAAGCTACCATATCGACGGCCAAATTTTAGATGAGGACTATGTGTATGGTTCCTTTACCCAAAGCAAGATGTACATGCGCGATGTAGCATGTAACGACTGCCATAACGTACACAGTACCAAGCGCCTGTTCGAGGATAACCGCCTATGTACCCAATGTCATCGCGCCGACGATTATGATACCTACAATCATCATTTCCATAAATCGGCCGGAGAAGCGGGCGAAGCCGTTATTGCCGATGATGGTGTTCGGTTTGAGGTGGGAGAGGGCACCCGCTGTATTAACTGCCACATGCCGGCTCAGTTTTATATGGGCGTGGATTACCGTAACGACCACAGCTTGCGTGTTCCCCGTCCCGATTTGACCCAAACATTGGGAACGCCCAACGCCTGCAACCAGTGCCATGCCGATAAATCGACGCAGTGGGCCATCGATTACGTGAATAAATGGCACGGCATAGGTCGGCCTGCGCAATACGGAACCACTTTTAAAGAGGCGCAAACAGGCAGCGCAGAAGGTTTTGAGCAGTTGGTACATATTTATAACGATGAGGTCTATCCGGAAATAATTCGTGCCACCGCCATCCACCTGTTGGGTCAGCATTATCAGGCAAGGGGTAAGGATATCTTACTGGAAGCGCTACATAACTTTAACGGTCATATCCGTTACAATGCCCTGCAAAACCTTATGGTGGACGATCAAAAATCGCTGGATGCCGTGTTAAGTATGTTGAGCGACCAAACAGCAGCCATACGTATCGAGAGTGCATCCAAGTTAAACGCCGTGCCTGCGGGGCAAATTCCTGCCCAATACAAGGAACCCTTGGAAAAGGCAAAAAAGGAATATCTCGAAACCTTAAAATACAATGCCGATTTCCCCACGGGCAAATTCAACCTGGCTAACTTTTATTACAACCAAAAGCAATTGGACAAAGCCGAGGAATTTTACAAAAAGGCATTAGAACAGGACAAGGAACTACATGCCATAAAGATAAACCTGGCCCTTTTGTACAACAGTAAGGGAGAGTACCAAAAAACAGAGCTTTTGCTTAAAGATTATTTGAAGTACATGCCCGAGGACGGAAACACGCTATTTACTTATGCCTTGTTTCTTTCAGAGCGCCAGCGTTATGATGAGTCGATGGAATACCTGTTGAAAGCCGCCAGATATGCACCCGGCAATGCACGTGTGATGTACAACATTGCCATGATGTACGATTTTCAAAACAACCGGAAAGATGCCGAAACTTACTTGAAAAAAGCCCTGGACATCCATCCCAACGAACTTAGTTATTATATGGCGCTACTCAATTTATATGTAAAATATCAGCAGGTGCATAAGTCGAGGAAAATAGCGAAGGAGATTTTAAACAAGTTTCCCAATGTACCCGATAGAGATCAGATAGAAAGGGTTTTGGGAGAGTAG
- a CDS encoding QcrA and Rieske domain-containing protein, which produces MKFDRRKFIKRILIAAASIEALFLIKGGVNKVGHVDKEKELFSAGRVDSFQKNKTYPFATGQFFLRRFEDGGFLAMSVKCTHLGCVVNSNLETGGFNCPCHRSQFNRYGEVLMAPATRPLDLFSITIKKGELFIDTETPVKRTSFEKSQLTYA; this is translated from the coding sequence ATGAAATTCGATAGAAGAAAATTTATAAAACGAATACTAATAGCCGCTGCATCCATTGAAGCGCTCTTTTTAATTAAAGGCGGAGTGAACAAGGTGGGGCATGTAGATAAAGAAAAGGAACTGTTTAGCGCCGGACGGGTAGATTCTTTTCAAAAAAATAAGACCTATCCCTTTGCCACCGGACAGTTTTTTTTGCGACGCTTTGAGGATGGTGGGTTTTTGGCTATGTCGGTTAAATGCACCCACTTGGGTTGTGTGGTTAACTCCAATCTGGAAACGGGTGGATTTAATTGTCCGTGCCACCGTTCGCAGTTCAATCGCTATGGCGAGGTGCTGATGGCACCGGCCACGCGGCCCCTGGATTTATTTTCTATTACTATAAAAAAGGGCGAGCTTTTTATCGACACGGAAACACCCGTTAAAAGAACCTCATTCGAAAAATCGCAGTTAACTTACGCATAA